A DNA window from Janibacter sp. A1S7 contains the following coding sequences:
- a CDS encoding ATP-dependent DNA helicase RecG — MAGEDTRLKGLLGGQAAGKLAKHRDIETVGQLLDFWPRRYRSAEADLGQPRIGDFLVAVARVESAQTRSMKSRRGRMLEASITDGRSRMRVTFFDARGHERKLVAGREFLFAGSVTEYRGERQLAHPGYATLEEAAALGELGDADHHGLIPIYRHVPGVHPWTITRCVRLVLGQLDTVTDAIPGSVRSRRDLLDRAGALRAVHAPRTHEDVDAGRRRLRYEEALVLQCLLGQRRIAASRVTTQGRQQREGGLLSAFDERLPFELTEGQQQVGGEILDELARPTPMHRLLQGEVGSGKTVVALRAMLAAVDAGGQAVLLAPTEVLATQHEASIRRMLGDLAEGGMLGGDEHATRVALLTGSMSTARRRETMLEIASGDAGIVIGTHALLEDRVTFADLALVVVDEQHRFGVEQRDALRAKGTTPPHLLVMTATPIPRTVAMTVFGDMETSTLRELPRGRAPISTHVVPTGRPGWIDRTWQRVAEEVAAGRQAYVVCPRIGGDDGQDGPDLEEGLDLVAEEGVVDDEQDDGERVEEGPPEERPLAGVVETIGVLREHPALQGLTIEMLHGRMPPEDKDAVMARYSAGQIDVLVSTTVIEVGVDVPGASTMVILDADRFGVSQLHQLRGRVGRGGDPGICLLMTATETESAMDRLEAVAATTDGFELARLDLTQRREGDVLGSAQHGARTHLQHLSVLRDEDLIEAAREDAGELLGVDPDLGDHPALRDRIADWLDAERAAYLEKG, encoded by the coding sequence GTGGCGGGGGAGGACACCCGGCTCAAGGGGCTCCTCGGCGGGCAGGCCGCGGGCAAGCTCGCCAAGCACCGGGACATCGAGACCGTCGGCCAGCTCCTCGACTTCTGGCCCCGTCGCTACCGCAGCGCCGAGGCCGACCTCGGCCAGCCCCGGATCGGCGACTTCCTCGTGGCGGTCGCCCGGGTCGAGTCGGCCCAGACCCGTTCGATGAAGTCCCGCCGCGGCCGCATGCTCGAGGCGAGCATCACCGACGGCCGTTCCCGGATGCGGGTGACCTTCTTCGACGCCCGGGGTCACGAGCGCAAGCTCGTCGCCGGCCGGGAGTTCCTCTTCGCCGGCTCGGTCACCGAGTACCGGGGTGAGCGCCAGCTGGCCCACCCCGGGTACGCCACCCTGGAGGAGGCCGCCGCGCTGGGGGAACTCGGTGATGCCGACCACCACGGCCTCATCCCGATCTACCGGCACGTCCCCGGAGTGCATCCGTGGACGATCACCCGCTGCGTGCGCCTCGTCCTGGGCCAGCTCGACACGGTCACCGATGCGATCCCCGGGTCCGTACGCAGCCGCCGCGACCTGCTGGACCGGGCCGGCGCCCTTCGTGCCGTGCACGCGCCCCGGACCCACGAGGACGTCGACGCGGGCCGCCGCCGGCTGCGCTACGAGGAGGCCCTCGTCCTGCAGTGCCTCCTCGGACAGCGCCGTATCGCTGCCTCCCGGGTCACCACCCAGGGGCGGCAGCAGCGTGAGGGCGGCCTGCTCAGCGCCTTCGACGAGCGGCTGCCCTTCGAGCTGACCGAGGGACAGCAGCAGGTCGGTGGAGAGATCCTCGACGAGCTGGCGCGACCGACCCCGATGCACCGGCTGCTGCAGGGCGAGGTCGGCTCCGGGAAGACGGTCGTCGCGTTGCGGGCGATGCTCGCCGCCGTCGACGCCGGCGGCCAGGCCGTCCTGCTCGCGCCGACCGAGGTCCTGGCGACCCAGCACGAGGCCTCCATCCGTCGGATGCTCGGTGACCTGGCCGAAGGGGGGATGCTCGGCGGCGACGAGCACGCCACCCGCGTCGCGCTGCTCACCGGGTCGATGTCGACCGCGCGTCGCCGCGAGACGATGCTCGAGATCGCCTCCGGCGATGCCGGCATCGTCATCGGCACCCACGCGCTGCTCGAGGACAGGGTCACCTTCGCCGACCTCGCCCTCGTCGTCGTCGACGAGCAGCACCGGTTCGGCGTCGAGCAGCGGGACGCCCTGCGCGCCAAGGGGACGACCCCACCGCACCTGCTCGTGATGACCGCGACCCCGATCCCGCGCACCGTGGCGATGACCGTCTTCGGCGACATGGAGACCTCGACGCTGCGCGAGCTGCCCCGGGGTCGAGCGCCGATCAGCACGCACGTCGTGCCCACCGGTCGGCCCGGCTGGATCGACCGCACGTGGCAGCGGGTCGCCGAGGAGGTCGCCGCGGGTCGGCAGGCCTACGTGGTCTGCCCCCGCATCGGGGGCGACGACGGCCAGGACGGGCCTGATCTCGAGGAAGGCCTCGACCTCGTCGCCGAGGAGGGCGTGGTCGACGACGAGCAGGACGACGGAGAGCGGGTCGAGGAGGGGCCACCCGAGGAACGCCCCCTCGCTGGTGTCGTCGAGACGATCGGCGTCCTGCGGGAGCACCCGGCCCTGCAGGGCCTGACCATCGAGATGCTCCACGGCCGGATGCCGCCGGAGGACAAGGACGCCGTCATGGCGCGCTACTCCGCCGGGCAGATCGACGTGCTCGTCTCCACCACCGTCATCGAGGTCGGCGTCGACGTCCCGGGCGCCTCGACGATGGTCATCCTCGACGCCGACCGCTTCGGTGTCTCCCAGCTGCACCAGCTGCGCGGTCGTGTCGGTCGCGGCGGCGACCCCGGCATCTGCCTGCTGATGACTGCCACCGAGACGGAGTCGGCCATGGACCGCCTCGAGGCCGTCGCGGCGACCACCGACGGCTTCGAGCTGGCCCGGCTGGACCTGACCCAGCGCCGTGAGGGTGACGTCCTCGGCTCGGCGCAGCACGGTGCCCGCACCCACCTGCAGCACTTGTCCGTGCTGCGCGACGAGGACCTGATCGAGGCCGCCCGCGAGGACGCGGGGGAGCTGCTCGGCGTCGACCCGGACCTCGGCGACCACCCGGCGCTGCGCGACCGCATCGCCGACTGGCTCGACGCGGAGCGGGCCGCTTACCTCGAGAAGGGGTGA
- the rsmD gene encoding 16S rRNA (guanine(966)-N(2))-methyltransferase RsmD, with the protein MTRIISGGAGGRRLRTPAGNSTRPTSDRVREALFSSLEAREAIDGAHVMDLYAGSGALGLEAASRGAASVLLVESDRGASATIRANISDLGVAGARLQSGTVERALDRPASLRYDIVLADPPYDVTEESLAAVLEMLLAHQWLAQEPIIVVERSSRSPEPTWPDGIVSEGSKSYGETVLWFATQVAPDYQI; encoded by the coding sequence GTGACCCGGATCATCAGCGGCGGGGCCGGCGGACGGCGACTGCGCACCCCGGCCGGCAACAGCACCCGCCCGACCAGCGACCGTGTGCGCGAAGCGCTCTTCTCCTCGCTGGAGGCGCGTGAGGCCATCGACGGTGCCCACGTGATGGACCTGTACGCCGGCTCCGGCGCGCTCGGGCTCGAGGCGGCCAGTCGCGGCGCCGCCAGCGTGCTGCTCGTCGAGTCCGACCGGGGCGCCTCGGCCACGATCCGCGCCAACATCTCCGACCTCGGCGTCGCCGGTGCCCGGCTGCAGTCGGGCACCGTGGAGCGGGCCCTGGACCGCCCCGCCTCGCTGCGCTACGACATCGTCCTCGCCGACCCGCCCTACGACGTCACCGAGGAGTCCCTCGCAGCGGTCCTGGAGATGCTGCTGGCCCACCAGTGGCTCGCGCAGGAACCGATCATCGTCGTCGAGCGCTCCTCGCGCTCGCCCGAGCCGACGTGGCCCGACGGCATCGTCTCCGAGGGGTCGAAGTCCTACGGCGAGACCGTCCTGTGGTTCGCCACCCAGGTGGCGCCCGACTACCAGATTTGA
- a CDS encoding hemerythrin domain-containing protein encodes MSQYPIPRPDGGDIVDLIAADHRLLEDLMRALRDETADRTAARSAFAEVLVAHSTAEEEAVYPRLRKKDVIEEDEEDEGEEEHAATNECLLELLRTDVSATADFAQAIEKVAEILNHHINEEEVTILNPANTDTPQEVREQLGAAWAARRNELLGQGCASIEQVQGLVTRAYDEGLLPNDDQPEG; translated from the coding sequence ATGAGCCAGTACCCGATCCCACGCCCGGACGGTGGAGACATCGTCGACCTCATCGCCGCCGACCACCGTCTCCTCGAGGACCTCATGCGCGCCCTCCGCGACGAGACGGCCGACCGCACGGCGGCCCGGTCCGCCTTCGCCGAGGTGCTCGTCGCGCACAGCACCGCGGAGGAGGAGGCCGTCTACCCGCGCCTGCGGAAGAAGGACGTCATCGAGGAGGACGAGGAGGACGAGGGCGAGGAGGAGCACGCCGCGACGAACGAGTGCCTGCTGGAGCTGTTGCGCACCGACGTCTCCGCGACTGCGGACTTCGCGCAGGCCATCGAGAAGGTGGCCGAGATCCTCAACCACCACATCAACGAGGAGGAGGTCACCATCCTCAACCCCGCCAACACGGACACGCCGCAGGAGGTGCGCGAGCAGCTCGGGGCCGCGTGGGCCGCGCGGCGCAACGAGTTGCTGGGCCAGGGGTGCGCCTCGATCGAGCAGGTCCAGGGGCTGGTCACGCGGGCCTACGACGAGGGACTGCTGCCCAACGACGACCAGCCGGAGGGCTGA
- the coaD gene encoding pantetheine-phosphate adenylyltransferase has product MAGMTRRAVCPGSYDPVTVGHVDVFRRASALFDEVVVAILHNPAKQGTFTVDERASFIHDQVDDLGNVRVEAFANRLIVDVCAELGAGVLLKGLRGETDFSYEWPMALMNRRLTGVETLFMPGDPRHEHISSSLVKEVARFGGDVTGLVTDEVRDALRERLPRP; this is encoded by the coding sequence ATGGCCGGTATGACTCGTCGTGCCGTCTGCCCGGGCTCCTACGACCCCGTGACCGTCGGCCACGTCGACGTCTTCCGCCGCGCGTCGGCCCTCTTCGACGAAGTCGTCGTCGCGATCCTGCACAACCCGGCCAAGCAGGGGACCTTCACCGTCGACGAGCGGGCCTCCTTCATCCACGACCAGGTCGACGACCTGGGCAACGTGCGGGTCGAGGCCTTCGCCAACCGGCTGATCGTCGACGTGTGTGCCGAGCTGGGGGCCGGGGTCCTGCTGAAGGGGCTGCGCGGAGAGACCGACTTCTCCTACGAGTGGCCGATGGCGCTGATGAACCGCCGGCTCACGGGCGTGGAGACCCTCTTCATGCCCGGCGACCCGCGCCACGAGCACATCTCCTCCTCACTGGTGAAGGAGGTCGCCCGCTTCGGTGGGGACGTCACCGGACTCGTCACCGACGAGGTCCGCGATGCCCTCCGGGAGCGTCTGCCGCGGCCCTGA